In Acanthopagrus latus isolate v.2019 chromosome 16, fAcaLat1.1, whole genome shotgun sequence, one DNA window encodes the following:
- the znf292a gene encoding zinc finger protein 292a, which produces MAEGETEKEYDTRKAIEELRERFQGLTTALKESSQSPLEASLHFCQEFCQVLVEHAGRWKTDEDPLPLLEVYTVAILSFAKAASCLSSECENAPLLLEKLALSCAELLLLLPQHVPGALWEEFQSSMKLAHSLLQESGSTQLCLLSVLAQEDGVWSNTTLSSIMSNQIPQTEQVHEFLELEGPTLLNMRIKHLIKVDNVDKAAVLAKICSEYPGYEGKGNFKQTYLVCICMTKSQEQLMEEIASIDCKDALEMICNLESEGDEKGAFSMCSAFLKRQLLQGDVYCAWELTLFWSKLLMRLESSADAFLGHSKEMALLCRSVCHILFLIKVIQNEVGEVGLPVCVEMCIQALKMTSSDHKDSKSTICKTISCLLPTDLEVKRACQLTEFLLQPTIDSYYAVESLYNEPDQKPEEDGSLPVPNSLRCELLLALKTQWPFDPEFWDWKTLKRNCLALMGEEAAIVSSIDTLNDTDEQEVESALGKLPEYRDLEDFLLTTTNELNEITDEREKNREAKKLREQGFVSARFRNWRAYMQYCVLCDKEFLGHRIVRHAQKHFKDGVYLCPICADSFESREVLEPHVASHVKQSCKERLAAMKAARKVTKPPQSPKSPSKNTKVAAKMSMSPVKIEPQIGDQLASPVKIEQTTSDTHISQDCFCPVKNCSKAFKFFRNLMAHVRSHKDDEEAMRFLEIQKQKVVCQYCRRQFVNVRHLNDHLQMHCGSKPYICIQLDCKANFNSNSELLMHRKTHPEFKAQCMFPNCGQVFSEAYLLYDHEAQHYLTYTCQTDNCGKIFYSQSQFLSHQENHSTNVAAKSLPITNQNPPLTPKVQPPVEGTPSLEMINTDVYMNEPSKADTSPSTLEEIAKDVGPVRVKHSIESMLNSAGELEIEEPEQCFTPLTSPTPAPADVTPAPEAPHAPPNVVGQGEIPPVYPVPIATNPVAGQQGEVLDNVHGNKAPKAITQIISPSQIKTEIPSSMQGYPSSTPTVTAGNEENLHCCPYSDCTRAYSTNKSLSRHVKKQHPEIFEDWKLAKKYNKVAKITAKKAPSGPASPSQSQNMWNRQSNQPGVLCNKQGMQQMDYQTGCSTSPAQCYPGSMEPVPITPMVNPTHYPSWGSPNNPSGMMQSDMSQSWSAPPVNNCYPDAFNMNEYPSRSYPQWQADPYQTTPSVPSDRDHSMVAVHGPTTSHAPSDSSLMSQYVSSSLMLDNGGQIHNGGHQYGLMHPEGSGDGVDVRKISPSMTSQLDNGNSLSTIDSLPEGGYHTPYDQPENSCHTQGSSVDIPIKCLSPEAQIALKPSHDVIKRENMSTPGYEPMDNSVDEMLSPPSVTQTDFPFEEGCPNADCEADAIEEKAGDPDMQKGKRSRLSKRTKWPAIIKDGKVICRRCFREFTSTKSLGGHLSKRSQCRPVDEIDLTADLPTSFLDFLNDPHVPDTNGGVFNMSNGDFSQESCSLTTLTSPMVLKQEPQNTNIMDFSNSMSITPENQQDKTVELANPALAVPYQEDHLMEISHAFQRLDLIEAAQEKMRSALSLEQNVSHCDKAPEIEKSKLLSKSDDKPSEKVPKPFKCDQDDCEYSFMTKEALFRHLTKMHDYTNEMIEELKRTPSKLSPYPCQICPKTFTRTTGLRIHYEKVHRLSKAEIQKLKISARNRRAFRLNKDSMPISRAPTDANSSHTTPSALVLPCIKQEPLDIAIAPQTDNENNPEVPQITSPGDSVTQGFIPDASTVTQLPSPPSYLTDRSFGELAPSDHVKTPERPKVAIVNKSPDVKHKSRNKKTEMQENLSAVGKAVEQQGRSDASLSKVKEPMSSPASASASASASASSSPEKPSSSKNTPTKDELHKKDKSQKRLSLKMCETDAYSPYRPYRCVHEGCTAAFTIQHNLILHYRAMHQAALPPSKPEPEPDKTPVKPVQESIEIISKDHEVRCQVKDCSRVFMGITRLVQHYLLLHKFSRDKATAMMASMTIGTFNCDRPECALPFNNVEKYIEHIKNFHKEIAISESGSVDTTFKCEYEGCDRVYTTKSNLLRHLIKKHEYVYDPKTSDGRRTKSVGLFVSVSNGKENMESKFKMKKKNTKKKDGKAIEHWTSFGKPTLKSHEEASAMCTKKYTLQYPCMIIGCDAVERAERSIFKHYTTHGLTERYIEDQRSQFIFCKKYPRARFKDSNKSEGASSSSSEETEPEDGEKPSDQKTDELEDRIGQEDSKLSYDDSAESQASTGTEGGTKRGRPRKPAQPTPACPERMQTLRNRTTVNSSRENSNPGTPTAQEQRDDGVTSGSFKPLGLEDSFLKFLETSESTQTSKRKLNDKSSAELPSKRQQTHKQRSAMKSKITGCENLVDFRNPLNLKSANNVKIVIDKTFSDGADLLLKQLQDMRPIVIIKKWLYSGS; this is translated from the exons ATGGcggagggggagacagagaaggaatATGACACACGGAAAGCTATCGAGGAGCTCCGAGAGCGGTTCCAGGGTTTGACCACAGCTTTGAAAGAGAGCTCGCAGTCTCCGCTGGAAGCCTCGCTGCATTTCTGCCAGGAGTTTTGCCAG GTCCTCGTGGAACATGCTGGCCGTTGGAAAACTGACGAGGATCCACTGCCTTTGCTGGAGGTCTACACTGTGGCCATCCTCAGCTTTGCTAAGGCcgcctcctgtctctcctccgaATGTGAAAACGCGCCACTCCTACTTGAAAAGTTAGCACT GAGCTGTGCGGAGCTGCTGCTCTTACTGCCCCAGCATGTCCCTGGTGCCTTATGGGAGgagtttcagtcctccatgaAG TTGGCACACAGCCTTTTGCAAGAAAGTGGGAGCACACAGCTTTGCCTGCTCTCAGTTCTGGCACAGGAGGACGGCGTTTGGTCCAACACCACACTAAGCAGCATCATGTCCAATCAAATCCCACAAACTGAGCAAG TTCACGAGTTTCTTGAGTTGGAAGGTCCCACACTTCTGAACATGAGAATAAAGCACCTAATCAAAGTGGACAATGTCGATAAAGCTGCTGTCCTTGCAAAGATATGCTCAGAGTATCCGGGATATGAAGGAAAAGGAAACTTCAAACAGACCTACTTGGTTTGCATCTGCATGACAAAAAGTCAGGAGCAGCTAATGGAAGAG ATTGCATCTATAGACTGTAAAGATGCTCTCGAAATGATCTGCAACCTTGAGTCGGAGGGAGATGAGAAAGGAGCTTTCTCCATGTGCTCTGCCTTTCTCAAGCGACAGCTTCTCCAAGGAGATGTTTATTGTGCCTG GGAACTCACACTGTTCTGGAGTAAGCTACTCATGCGCTTAGAGTCGTCAGCGGATGCATTTCTTGGACACAGCAAAGAGATGGCTCTTCTCTGTAGAAGCGTCTGTCATATTCTGTTTCTAATCAAAGTAATCCAAAATGAG GTTGGAGAGGTGGGGCTTCCAGTGTGCGTGGAAATGTGCATTCAAGCTTTGAAAATGACCTCCAGTGACCACAAGGATAGCAAGTCTACCATCTGCAAGACTATTTCCTGCCTCTTGCCAACTGATCTAGAGGTTAAGCGTGCATGCCAGCTCACAGAGTTCCTCCTCCAGCCTACCATTGACTCGTATTATGCTGTGGAGTCACTGTACAACGAACCTGACCAAAAGCCTGAGGAGGACGGAAGTCTACCAGTGCCCAATTCTTTACGGTGTGAGTTACTGCTGGCCTTGAAGACACAGTGGCCTTTTGATCCAGAGTTCTGGGACTGGAAAACACTGAAACGCAACTGCTTGGCACTGATGGGCGAAGAGGCAGCTATTGTGTCATCTATTGACACACTCAATGACACAGACGAACAGGAGGTGGAAAGTGCACTTGGCAAACTCCCTGAATACAGAGACCTGGAGGATTTTCTGTTAACCACTACAAATGAACTCAATGAAATCAcggatgaaagagaaaaaaacagagaggctAAAAAACTTCGGGAGCAAGGTTTTGTGTCTGCCCGGTTCAGAAATTGGCGAGCCTACATGCAGTATTGTGTTTTGTGCGACAAGGAGTTCCTGGGTCATAGAATAGTTCGCCATGCACAGAAGCATTTCAAAGATGGAGTGTATCTTTGTCCTATTTGTGCTGACAGTTTTGAAAGTAGGGAGGTTTTAGAGCCACATGTAGCATCACATGTAAAGCAATCTTGCAAAGAGAGACTAGCTGCAATGAAAGCTGCCAGGAAGGTAACCAAACCACCTCAGTCACCTAAAAGTCCATCAAAGAATACAAAAGTTGCTGCCAAGATGAGCATGAGTCCTGTTAAGATTGAACCCCAAATTGGTGACCAGTTGGCATCTCCTGTTAAGATAGAGCAAACtacatctgacacacacataagtCAAGACTGTTTCTGTCCTGTCAAAAACTGTTCCAAGGCTTTCAAGTTTTTCCGAAACCTCATGGCTCATGTCAGATCTCATAAGGACGACGAAGAGGCCATGAGGTTTTTAGAGATACAAAAGCAGAAGGTAGTGTGTCAGTATTGCAGACGGCAGTTTGTTAACGTAAGACATCTTAATGATCATTTGCAGATGCATTGTGGCAGCAAACCATACATCTGCATACAGTTGGATTGCAAGGCCAACTTTAACTCCAATTCTGAGCTTCTCATGCATAGAAAAACACATCCTGAATTTAAGGCCCAGTGCATGTTCCCTAACTGTGGCCAAGTTTTTAGTGAGGCCTACTTGTTGTATGATCACGAGGCTCAGCATTACCTTACCTACACCTGCCAAACTGATAATTGCGGCAAAATATTCTACTCACAGTCTCAATTCCTGTCTCACCAAGAGAATCATAGTACAAATGTTGCAGCAAAGAGTTTGCCCATCACTAACCAAAACCCTCCTCTCACTCCAAAAGTACAACCACCAGTGGAGGGCACCCCGAGCCTCGAAATGATTAATACAGATGTATATATGAATGAGCCGTCTAAGGCGGACACATCACCAAGCACATTAGAAGAAATTGCTAAAGATGTAGGTCCTGTGAGAGTGAAACACTCGATTGAAAGCATGCTGAACTCTGCAGGAGAGCTTGAAATAGAAGAACCAGAGCAATGCTTTACTCCTCTCACAAGCCCCACTCCAGCACCAGCTGATGTGACACCAGCACCTGAGGCTCCTCACGCGCCCCCAAATGTGGTCGGGCAAGGTGAAATCCCTCCAGTATATCCTGTACCCATTGCCACAAATCCTGTGGCAGGACAACAGGGAGAGGTTCTTGATAACGTCCATGGCAACAAAGCTCCTAAAGCAATCACACAAATAATTTCTCCAAGTCAAATCAAGACAGAAATTCCCTCTTCAATGCAAGGATATCCTTCCAGCACGCCTACTGTAACTGCTGGAAATGAAGAGAATCTGCATTGCTGCCCATATAGTGACTGTACCAGGGCGTACAGTACAAACAAAAGTCTGTCTAGGCATGTGAAGAAGCAACACCCTGAAATATTTGAAGACTGGAAATTGGCAAAGAAATATAACAAAGTGGCCAAAATTACAGCAAAAAAGGCACCAAGTGGGCCAGCTTCACCCAGTCAGTCTCAGAACATGTGGAACAGGCAGTCAAATCAGCCTGGGGTACTATGCAACAAACAGGGGATGCAGCAAATGGATTACCAAACGGGATGCTCGACCTCACCTGCCCAATGTTATCCTGGATCAATGGAGCCCGTGCCTATCACGCCAATGGTGAACCCCACACACTACCCTTCATGGGGAAGCCCAAATAATCCCAGTGGAATGATGCAGTCAGACATGTCCCAGTCATGGTCTGCACCTCCAGTGAATAACTGCTATCCAGATGCCTTCAACATGAATGAGTACCCATCTCGCAGCTATCCTCAGTGGCAGGCAGACCCTTATCAGACCACGCCGTCAGTCCCATCTGACAGAGACCATTCGATGGTAGCTGTGCATGGTCCCACTACATCACACGCTCCTTCAGATTCAAGTTTGATGTCCCAATATGTGTCAAGCTCTCTGATGCTTGACAACGGAGGGCAAATACATAATGGAGGGCATCAGTATGGATTAATGCATCCAGAGGGCAGTGGAGATGGTGTGGATGTGAGAAAAATTAGTCCAAGTATGACAAGTCAGTTGGATAATGGAAACAGTCTCTCAACAATTGACAGCCTCCCTGAAGGAGGTTATCACACGCCATATGATCAGCCAGAAAACTCCTGTCATACTCAAGGCTCATCAGTTGATATTCCCATTAAATGTCTGAGCCCAGAAGCCCAGATTGCATTAAAACCCTCACATGATGTAATTAAAAGAGAGAATATGTCCACTCCTGGGTATGAGCCGATGGACAACTCTGTTGATGAAATGCTCAGTCCACCAAGTGTCACTCAGACAGACTTTCCTTTCGAAGAGGGCTGTCCGAATGCTGACTGTGAGGCTGATGCCATAGAGGAAAAAGCGGGTGACCCTGACATGCAGAAAGGAAAACGCAGCAGGCTGAGCAAGCGAACCAAATGGCCAGCCATCATTAAAGATGGCAAGGTCATCTGCAGGAGATGCTTCAGAGAGTTCACAAGCACCAAGTCTCTTGGGGGTCATTTGTCCAAACGCTCACAGTGCAGGCCTGTAGATGAAATAGATCTAACGGCCGATCTGCCAACGTCTTTTCTTGATTTTCTCAACGACCCCCATGTCCCTGACACTAACGGAGGAGTATTCAACATGTCAAATGGTGATTTCTCACAGGAATCTTGTAGCTTGACCACTTTGACTTCACCAATGGTGTTGAAACAAGAGCcccaaaatacaaatataatggACTTTTCAAACTCAATGTCCATTACCCCTGAAAACCAGCAAGACAAGACAGTAGAGCTGGCTAATCCAGCCCTCGCTGTACCTTATCAGGAGGATCACTTGATGGAAATCTCACATGCCTTTCAAAGGCTTGATTTGATTGAGGCTGCACAAGAGAAGATGCGGAGTGCTCTTTCATTAGAACAAAATGTCAGTCATTGTGATAAAGCCCCTGAGattgaaaaaagtaaattacTGAGTAAAAGTGATGACAAGCCCTCTGAAAAGGTACCCAAACCTTTTAAATGTGACCAGGATGACTGTGAATACTCATTCATGACAAAGGAGGCATTATTCAGACACTTGACTAAAATGCACGATTACACTAATGAGATGATAGAAGAACTTAAAAGAACCCCATCCAAACTGTCTCCATATCCTTGTCAGATATGCCCCAAAACATTCACAAGAACGACAGGTTTGAGAATTCACTATGAAAAAGTGCATCGGTTGTCCAAGGCAGAGATTCAGAAGCTAAAGATAAGTGCTCGAAACAGGCGTGCATTTAGGCTTAACAAAGATAGCATGCCTATTAGTCGTGCACCCACTGATGCCAACAGCAGTCACACAACACCATCTGCCTTGGTGTTACCTTGTATAAAACAAGAACCGCTTGACATTGCAATTGCACCTCAAACAGACAATGAGAACAATCCCGAGGTGCCTCAGATCACCTCGCCAGGAGATTCAGTTACACAGGGCTTCATTCCTGACGCATCAACTGTTACACAACTACCATCACCTCCCAGCTATTTGACTGATAGGTCATTCGGTGAGTTGGCACCATCAGATCATGTGAAAACCCCAGAGCGACCTAAAGTGGCTATTGTAAACAAGAGTCCAGATGTGAAACACaaatccagaaataaaaaaacagaaatgcaagaGAATCTCAGTGCGGTTGGCAAAGCAGTAGAGCAGCAAGGACGATCAGATGCATCATTAAGCAAAGTCAAAGAGCCAATGTCCAGCCCCGcttctgcatctgcatctgcttctgcttctgcttcatcCTCCCCAGAGAAACCTagcagctccaaaaacacaccGACAAAGGATGAGCTCCATAAGAAAGACAAATCTCAGAAAAGGTTGAGtctcaaaatgtgtgaaacgGATGCCTACAGTCCATATAGACCATATCGCTGTGTTCATGAAGGATGCACTGCCGCATTCACCATCCAACACAATCTGATCCTTCATTACAGGGCCATGCATCAGGCAGCCCTGCCCCCCAGTAAACCTGAACCTGAGCCCGATAAGACTCCTGTTAAACCTGTACAGGAGAGCATTGAGATTATAAGCAAAGATCATGAGGTCAGGTGTCAAGTGAAAGACTGTTCAAGGGTATTCATGGGAATCACAAGGTTAGTGCAGCATTACCTCTTACTTCACAAGTTTAGCCGTGACAAAGCCACAGCGATGATGGCCAGTATGACCATAGGGACTTTCAACTGTGATCGGCCAGAGTGCGCGCTCCCCTTCAACAATGTGGAAAAGTACATCGAGCACATTAAGAATTTCCACAAGGAAATCGCCATCTCTGAGAGCGGCTCAGTTGATACAACGTTTAAGTGTGAGTATGAGGGATGTGACCGCGTTTACACTACGAAATCGAACCTCCTGCGTCACCTGATAAAAAAGCACGAATACGTTTATGACCCTAAAACAAGTGACGGAAGACGGACTAAATCAGTAGGGCTCTTCGTGTCTGTTAGCAATGGGAAAGAGAATATGGAAAGTAAATtcaaaatgaagaagaaaaacactaaaaagaaagatggaaaagCCATTGAGCACTGGACTAGTTTTGGAAAGCCTACACTAAAGTCCCACGAGGAGGCGTCAGCCATGTGCACGAAAAAGTACACCCTGCAGTACCCATGCATGATAATAGGCTGTGATGCAGTGGAGCGGGCTGAGAGAAGTATATTTAAGCATTACACCACTCATGGCCTCACAGAAAGATACATTGAAGACCAGAGGAGCCAGTTCATTTTCTGCAAAAAGTACCCGCGTGCCAGGTTCAAAGATTCAAACAAGTCAGAGGGGGCGTCAAGCTCATCTTCTGAGGAGACCGAGCCAGAAGACGGCGAAAAGCCCAGTGACCAGAAAACAGACGAGCTGGAGGATCGAATAGGTCAGGAAGACAGCAAACTGTCCTATGACGATAGTGCAGAATCTCAAGCTTCCACTGGGACAGAAGGGGGGACAAAAAGAGGCCGTCCCAGAAAACCTGCACAGCCTACACCAGCTTGTCCAGAGAGGATGCAGACCCTTAGGAATCGTACGACTGTTAACAGTTCCAGAGAGAACTCAAATCCTGGTACACCAACAGCCCAAGAACAACGTGACGACGGGGTTACGTCAGGGTCTTTCAAGCCTTTAGGACTTGAGGACTCTTTTCTTAAGTTCTTGGAAACCTCAGAGTCTACACAGACTTCCAAGCgcaaattaaatgacaaatcTAGTGCTGAACTGCCATCCAAAAGacaacaaactcacaaacagaGATCTGcaatgaaaagcaaaataacTGGTTGTGAAAATCTGGTAGACTTCAGAAATCCCCTGAATCTAAAATCAGCAAACAATGTCAAGATTGTCattgataaaacattttcagacgGTGCTGATCTTTTGCTAAAGCAGCTACAAGACATGAGGCCCATAGTCATTATAAAAAAGTGGCTTTATAGCGGATCATAG
- the cga gene encoding glycoprotein hormones alpha chain, which yields MLNSLIKGHPSRGGTKKRVPSPNMVTAAITMGSVKSAGLSLLLLSFLLYVADSYPNTDLSNMGCEACTLRKNTVFSRDRPIYQCMGCCFSRAYPTPLKAMKTMTIPKNITSEATCCVAKHVYETEVAGIRVRNHTDCHCSTCYYHKI from the exons ATGCTGAATTCCTTGATAAAAGGCCACCCCTCACGCGGAGGCACAAAGAAGAGGGTACCTTCTCCTAACATG GTAACTGCTGCGATCACGATGGGCTCAGTGAAATCCGCTGGactgtctcttcttctgctgtcttttctcctttACGTAGCAGATTCTTACCCCAACACTGACTTATCGAACA TGGGCTGTGAGGCGTGCACGCTGCGAAAGAACACTGTTTTCTCCAGGGATCGTCCGATTTACCAGTGCATGGGCTGCTGCTTCTCCAGAGCGTACCCAACGCCTCTCAAGGCCATGAAGACGATGACGATCCCGAAGAACATCACCTCTGAGGCTACATGCTGCGTTGCAAAGCACGTCTACGAG ACAGAGGTGGCCGGCATAAGGGTGAGGAACCACACAGACTGCCACTGCAGCACCTGCTACTATCATAAGATATGA